In one Myxocyprinus asiaticus isolate MX2 ecotype Aquarium Trade chromosome 1, UBuf_Myxa_2, whole genome shotgun sequence genomic region, the following are encoded:
- the LOC127448424 gene encoding iroquois-class homeodomain protein IRX-6-like isoform X1 encodes MITKEAAMSFSQFGCPYNATSQLFVSANTSTTCCDSISRSVTEGSSASQTAASFCCPSYENRLLASTRTELNAALGMYGSPYAAAAAAAGQNYANYFPYSADPSAIYSSLNPQYDIKEGSGSLHGTITQPAAYYPYDHSLGQYQYDRYGTVDFNGSTRRKNATRETTSTLKTWLYEHRKNPYPTKGEKIMLAIITKMTLTQVSTWFANARRRLKKENKMTWSPKNKAGDDRKEDLNKTDPDSITKDSKDCKDEQDLQFSDLDEIEDEDCDKLDSDCEKSGQDDLPTSSPPKRDCNPDLPLHSNFASFSCGLKSLGPVNPDYPDPLGSKTQQQQPSPQSTSISTVALSHFEASEKPRIWSLARTAAAGVVLGTQHGGDLRTGPADCQMQGVRLPTVREGQSGDLSNTESIYQEGLQGIHKAYSSGNFKTLQLHSSSYPILTESCQYSSVEGFPSTGKIETEPTELNDTCPALQDTKTTAFRPVMKRTAEMPINTGIFL; translated from the exons ATGATAACAAAAGAAGCAGCTATGTCTTTCTCGCAGTTTGGATGTCCTTACAATGCAACTTCTCAG TTGTTCGTGTCGGCAAACACCAGTACGACTTGCTGCGATTCGATTTCCAGGTCGGTGACGGAAGGATCGAGCGCGTCTCAGACAGCAGCCTCCTTCTGCTGTCCCTCCTATGAGAACCGGCTGCTGGCGAGCACACGGACAGAGCTCAACGCCGCGCTCGGGATGTACGGCTCTCCGTACGCAGCAGCAGCGGCTGCAGCCGGTCAGAACTACGCCAACTACTTTCCGTACAGCGCCGACCCCTCGGCCATCTATTCAAGCCTG AACCCACAATATGATATCAAAGAGGGATCAGGAAGCCTTCATGGCACTATAACCCAACCTGCTGCCTACTATCCATATGACCACTCACTGGGACAGTACCAGTATGACAG GTATGGGACAGTTGATTTTAATGGTTCAACACGGAGAAAGAACGCCACACGTGAGACAACGAGCACTCTTAAAACATGGCTTTATGAACACCGGAAAAACCCATATCCTACAAAGGGTGAGAAGATCATGCTGGCCATCATCACCAAAATGACTCTCACACAAGTGTCCACCTGGTTTGCCAATGCTAGAAGGAGATTAAAGAAAGAGAATAAGATGACCTGGTCCCCCAAAAACAAAGCAGGGGACGACAGGAAAGAAGACCTCAATAAGACTGACCCAGACAGCATTACCAAAG ACTCCAAAGATTGTAAGGATGAGCAGGACCTGCAGTTCAGTGACCTGGATGAAATTGAGGATGAGGACTGTGACAAGCTGGACAGTGACTGTGAGAAATCGGGTCAGGATGACCTCCCGACTTCCTCCCCTCCAAAGAGAGACTGTAACCCTGACCTCCCTCTCCATTCTAACTTTGCCTCTTTTTCCTGTGGCCTGAAGAGTTTGGGGCCTGTGAACCCTGATTACCCGGATCCTCTGGGCTCCAAAACACAGCAACAGCAGCCATCACCTCAGTCCACCTCCATAAGTACTGTGGCACTCTCTCACTTTGAGGCTTCAGAGAAGCCCCGGATCTGGTCACTGGCACGCACAGCTGCTGCAGGGGTTGTTTTAGGCACGCAGCATGGAGGAGATTTACGAACTGGCCCTGCGGACTGTCAGATGCAGGGAGTCAGGTTGCCCACAGTCAGAGAAGGGCAGAGTGGGGACCTGAGCAATACTGAAAGCATTTACCAAGAAGGACTGCAGGGGATACATAAGGCTTACAGTAGTGGAAACTTCAAGACCCTCCAGTTACACTCTTCGTCCTATCCTATACTGACAGAATCCTGCCAGTACTCCTCAGTGGAAG GCTTTCCCAGTACAGGAAAGATAGAGACAGAACCCACCGAGCTCAATGACACATGTCCAGCACTGCAGGATACTAAGACCACTGCATTCAGACCTGTGATGAAGAG GACTGCAGAAATGCCAATAAACACTGGGATATTTTTATGA
- the LOC127448424 gene encoding iroquois-class homeodomain protein IRX-6-like isoform X2 → MITKEAAMSFSQFGCPYNATSQLFVSANTSTTCCDSISRSVTEGSSASQTAASFCCPSYENRLLASTRTELNAALGMYGSPYAAAAAAAGQNYANYFPYSADPSAIYSSLNPQYDIKEGSGSLHGTITQPAAYYPYDHSLGQYQYDRYGTVDFNGSTRRKNATRETTSTLKTWLYEHRKNPYPTKGEKIMLAIITKMTLTQVSTWFANARRRLKKENKMTWSPKNKAGDDRKEDLNKTDPDSITKDSKDCKDEQDLQFSDLDEIEDEDCDKLDSDCEKSGQDDLPTSSPPKRDCNPDLPLHSNFASFSCGLKSLGPVNPDYPDPLGSKTQQQQPSPQSTSISTVALSHFEASEKPRIWSLARTAAAGVVLGTQHGGDLRTGPADCQMQGVRLPTVREGQSGDLSNTESIYQEGLQGIHKAYSSGNFKTLQLHSSSYPILTESCQYSSVEGFPSTGKIETEPTELNDTCPALQDTKTTAFRPVMKR, encoded by the exons ATGATAACAAAAGAAGCAGCTATGTCTTTCTCGCAGTTTGGATGTCCTTACAATGCAACTTCTCAG TTGTTCGTGTCGGCAAACACCAGTACGACTTGCTGCGATTCGATTTCCAGGTCGGTGACGGAAGGATCGAGCGCGTCTCAGACAGCAGCCTCCTTCTGCTGTCCCTCCTATGAGAACCGGCTGCTGGCGAGCACACGGACAGAGCTCAACGCCGCGCTCGGGATGTACGGCTCTCCGTACGCAGCAGCAGCGGCTGCAGCCGGTCAGAACTACGCCAACTACTTTCCGTACAGCGCCGACCCCTCGGCCATCTATTCAAGCCTG AACCCACAATATGATATCAAAGAGGGATCAGGAAGCCTTCATGGCACTATAACCCAACCTGCTGCCTACTATCCATATGACCACTCACTGGGACAGTACCAGTATGACAG GTATGGGACAGTTGATTTTAATGGTTCAACACGGAGAAAGAACGCCACACGTGAGACAACGAGCACTCTTAAAACATGGCTTTATGAACACCGGAAAAACCCATATCCTACAAAGGGTGAGAAGATCATGCTGGCCATCATCACCAAAATGACTCTCACACAAGTGTCCACCTGGTTTGCCAATGCTAGAAGGAGATTAAAGAAAGAGAATAAGATGACCTGGTCCCCCAAAAACAAAGCAGGGGACGACAGGAAAGAAGACCTCAATAAGACTGACCCAGACAGCATTACCAAAG ACTCCAAAGATTGTAAGGATGAGCAGGACCTGCAGTTCAGTGACCTGGATGAAATTGAGGATGAGGACTGTGACAAGCTGGACAGTGACTGTGAGAAATCGGGTCAGGATGACCTCCCGACTTCCTCCCCTCCAAAGAGAGACTGTAACCCTGACCTCCCTCTCCATTCTAACTTTGCCTCTTTTTCCTGTGGCCTGAAGAGTTTGGGGCCTGTGAACCCTGATTACCCGGATCCTCTGGGCTCCAAAACACAGCAACAGCAGCCATCACCTCAGTCCACCTCCATAAGTACTGTGGCACTCTCTCACTTTGAGGCTTCAGAGAAGCCCCGGATCTGGTCACTGGCACGCACAGCTGCTGCAGGGGTTGTTTTAGGCACGCAGCATGGAGGAGATTTACGAACTGGCCCTGCGGACTGTCAGATGCAGGGAGTCAGGTTGCCCACAGTCAGAGAAGGGCAGAGTGGGGACCTGAGCAATACTGAAAGCATTTACCAAGAAGGACTGCAGGGGATACATAAGGCTTACAGTAGTGGAAACTTCAAGACCCTCCAGTTACACTCTTCGTCCTATCCTATACTGACAGAATCCTGCCAGTACTCCTCAGTGGAAG GCTTTCCCAGTACAGGAAAGATAGAGACAGAACCCACCGAGCTCAATGACACATGTCCAGCACTGCAGGATACTAAGACCACTGCATTCAGACCTGTGATGAAGAGGTGA